A stretch of DNA from Catharus ustulatus isolate bCatUst1 chromosome Z unlocalized genomic scaffold, bCatUst1.pri.v2 scaffold_29_arrow_ctg1, whole genome shotgun sequence:
caggcaaaaccagaaaaggatATTAACGATGTTTATGAAGCTGTAAGTGTGTGTAATGCTGAATACACCAGGCAGTGATGTCTTCCAGAAACTACTTTTTTGCTGGAGAATTTGTAATTCTTACCTGATTTTAATCAACTGGGTGTCACTTGCCAACATTACTGCAGAGCCAAGGAATGCAGGTATCCCAGTACAAATGCTCTCCTGATCATGTGGCTTTACTTACACAAGTAGTACTTGTAACCAAATAGCGTAAATcacacagtttaaaataataacaatatgaAACTTATAAATCACATGATGTGACTTAGGACAAGGTGTTCAGAAACACAGTAGTTCAACTCCACCCTTGCTATTTGGTAAAGAAAGTGCCTTTTCTGTGCAAAAATTGTTTGGTACTCAGTATTCTAGGTATGCAAAACCTTTACTTGTCTGACTGTTGTAACATATTtgaatattacagtaatttaatttaaatgttgcCTGTAACAATATGGCTGACTAATGTTTGAAGAGTATGAAGTGTTGATTTCAATTGATGGTGAAATATGTCCAAATGTAAAGGACTCCCTTCTGTGGCTTACAGGGCATCTATTCCCTATAGAATAAATTTCTTTACTTGATTTGAAAACACAGCCTTAGGATTTAAATGATGAGGGGTAAAAGATGTCGGTAAGTATTTGTATCACttcacagaaaatgctgttgtttTCCAAGACTTCCTAAGGTAGGatatttttgctgctgtctttTGTCAGTTGTGCTTTTGTGACCTTTATGTGTTTCAAATAGGCACTTAAGACAATAAGGAAATACCTTTAAGTACTTTAAATGTAGATTCTGTcttgatttggtttttattcttttttttcttccagtacGCTGTGGAGAGCCTAGACACAGATCCTACACTTTGTCAGGAACTGAGATAACCTCTGGTGGGACACGCTGTATGACCTGCCCTATGTCTGGGACTGACACAACCTCTGGTGTGTCACCCTAGAGAAACTATACTGTGTCTGGGACCAGCACAGCCTTTCCTTCCAACCATAATAATATCAATTCTGTGCATTtccttactttttaaaattgactttttCTGTACAGAATCCTTCCAGATTCCATTTGTACCCCAAGGAATCAGTACACCTTGTGGTCCTGCTCATGATGGTaagtttctttttcaaacaGTTAGTGTCACTTGGATATGGGTTTCTAGGAAGCATCTCCCTCCATGTTGCACAGCTTCTGTAGGCAAATAACAACAGTAGTTAAGTGAAAAGATAATGGAGCAATAAAGTAAGTACTATCAGAAACATTCTAACACTTGTTTCAGCGTAGAAAGAAGGGGTTGAAAGTTAACACAGGAGTGAGAAGTTTTGTCAGTGAGATTGTAAAATTAGTTTGTTTACTGGATTAAAAACCACACCCTAACAATTGTAATGAGGAGTAAAAGATTCTGTCctgatttggtttttattctattttttaattccagcaCGCTGTGGAGAGCCCAGACAGAGATCTTACACTTTGTCAGGAAATGAGATACCCTCTGGTGGGACACTCTACAAAACCTGCCCTATGTCTGGAACCAACACAGCCTCTGGTGTGTCACCCTAGAGAACCTATACTGTGTCTGGAACCAACACAGCCTTCCCTTCCAACCAtcattatttcagttctgtgcatTTCCTTGGTTTCAATATTTACATTCTCTGAAGttattttactttctctggCAGAATCTCTTCCGAGTTACTTTATACCTGGAGGAGTCAGTACAGCTGTTGGTTGTGTTCCTAATGGTAAGTCTGCTTTTCAAGCAGTTTTAGTCACTTAGGTGTGGGTTCAGAGCCAGCATCTCCCTTCatgctgcacagcttctctaggcaaaTAACAACAATGTTTATTTGTAAAGGTAATGGAGTCATAATATTCGTGCTGACAGAAATGTTCTgagatatttttcagaaaagaaacgGGATGGTGAAAGCTAACACAGGGATGAAAATTTTTGTCAGGGAGACTGCAGaatatgtttgttttcttgattaAAAATACCCACACTAGCAATTACAATGATGAGCATTAAAAGTTGTCAGTATATATTTGTAGCACTTCAAATAAAGTGCTGTTATTTCCCCAGACTTCCTAGGAAGGATACTTGTTCTAATGTCCTCTGTCCAATAAAGATTAGTATCTATAATCAGGTGCTGTGTGTTTCAAATAAGCACTTAAGACAAGCAGCaaacatttataaatatttcacatgtTTGCCTTTGTGAGTGgtatttaatagaaaatgcAGATTCTCTCTTGATTtgagttttattctttttttattccaagtACGCTGGGGAGAGCCTAGAGACAGATGCTATACTTTCTCAGTAACTGAGATACCCTCTGGTGGGACACTCTACAGAACCTGCCCTATGTCTGGAACCAACACAGCCTCTGGTGTGTCACCCTACAGAACCTACACTGTGTCTGGAACCAACACAGCCTTCCCTTCCAACcataattatttcagttctgtgcatttccttggtttcaatattttcattctctgaAGCTACTTTACTTTCTCTGGCAGAATCTCTTCCGAATTACTTTATACCCCAAGGAGTCAGTACACCTGTTggtcctgctcctcctggtAAGTCTGCTTTTCAAGCAGTTTTAGTCACTTAGATGTGGCTTCAGAGCCAGCATCTCCCTTCATGCTGCACTGCTTCTCTAGGCAAACAACAACAATGCTTATTTGTAAAGATAATGGAGTCATAATATTCGTGCTGACAGAAATGTTCTgagatatttttcagaaaagaaatggagTGGTGAAAGCTAACACAGGGATGAAAATTTTTGTCAGGGAGACTGCAGAATGCGTTTGTTTTCTTGATTAAAAATACCCACACTAGCAATTATAATGATGAGCATTAAAATTTGTCAGTATATATTTGTAGCACTTCAAAtaaagtgcttttattttcccagacTTCCTAGGGCAGGATACTTGTGCTAATGTCCTCCATCCAATAAAGATTAGTGTCCATAATCAGGTGCTGTGTGTTTCAAATAAGCACTTAAGACAAGAAGCAAACAGTTATAAGTACTTCACATACATACCTCTGTGAGAGGTATTTAATAGCAAATGTCGATACTCTCTTgattagtttgttttttaatttcagcaagTGGGAGAGAGCCTCGAGATCTACATTTTAGCTCTGGGTCAGAAAGTGATCTTGACCAGAGTTACAGCCAACATTTCAGGCCACTGCGAGCTGCAGATCACTCAACCCCCGATGTGATGCGCTACGCAAGTGACACTGACTTACACCACTACTGGAGaccctgccctcctcctctgccttcaTTCCTCTTTCCTAGTTGCTGGAGAGGCAGGAGTTACAATTCCCCAGGACCATCGGGCACGTATGTCAGCGTTATGCCATCCGTAATGAATACTAGCTCAAAGCTGGATTCTTCCTGTATTAGGCCACTAagtactttttccttttccattccctCCTGTTGGAATGGAAGTGGTACTGGGTCCTCAGTAAACACATCCTTCAGTTTCAGACCACGCAGATCCCATTCTTTGCCTCCATTCAGATCTGTCAGCCAGGATATCTCATCcagaaggagaagaaatcaGTATGGGCTGTGACAGCCTTCTTATGCAACATCCTAGCctctcttcagaagaaaaagctcTAGAAATGTAAAAAGAGCTCATTAAAGTACAGCTTTACCAACCTATGTATTGTAGTTCAGTGTATCTTTTTGTctgtaatttcatatttttatgaaaatgtgcATTCATATCTtcacatttctttgtttctaatTATTCATATaccaaaacacttttaaaactCTTATTTATTGCAgttgttaatttttatatagtatattttaaaattttatagaACAGCACTTTTGGGTGGTTTTCTTCATTCTTAAAAAGCAAATCCACAAGCCATTTtagtctctctctctcaaagTTGTTGCATGCCTGTCTATTTTAAACCAGGACTACAATACTTTAATAGGGTTGAGAGGCATCCATGAAATTATGTCATGGCCCTGCCATgattcacctttttcttttttttttctcatcagctctgctgcagacaCACATTTAGTTGCAAACTTAAGACAGATGAGCAGAATAAGAACAATGTGATGGGCCTTTGGGAGCACCCTTGCtgatctttctgctttttcagttgAGCATGACTCTCATCCAGGCAAACAGATTGCACTTAGTAATAAATAATCATTTGGCAGGAACTCTGTTGATTTCTAGGAACAGCTGGAGGCCTTTATCTCCACAGGATGTTTTGGCTTTCCCACACTTGGGTTTTGGCTGCAAATACCATTGCCCCTGCTTTCTTATCTGGAAGTCTCATGGCTGGGCAAAAACTACCCTGTGGGCCATATTCCAAAGGCAGTTTGGTCTGGCATTTGTCAATTTCCAAaccacagtaaaaaaatcataaaagagAACTTCTCATACTTAACAAACAACTGACAATTCAGAGGTGAATGTAGAGCTTATTCACACAGTGAAAAGGAAGGGAATCTTCCAAAAGAGTTGTGCTTAATAGAGTTTTTCTTCTGACTCCCATTCGTAGCTGGCACTGGAGAAAGCcatgtccctggaagtgtcagTGTCTTCTGTCTGCCATAAATTGTTTTGCTGCAACAAGCAGAGGCATCAGGCTAGAGAGAGGCTCAGCTGATGGAAGAAATGAACTTTTACTTGCCAAACCCATCTCCCCACAGACTCAAGCAGGATTCCTCTGGTTCCCAGGAATACGCAGAAATAGGGCTGAGAAGACCAGCTGAACCTGTGTGTTCACGCCCAGGACCTTGCTGATGCCGTttaggtttttcctttttctcttttctataCCCTCTCTATTGTTCACACATGTGTTTGTAGCTCTGTGGCCTACTGTATTAGTGACTGTTTTCCCAGTACTTCTCCAAGGCATTTCCctaagcagaaagacaaaacaaattccagggCTCCAAGCCCCAGGGGGTACAAGGCCCCAGTGCCATCCTCGTTCTTCCTGGGAGCCAAGGTTGAGGGCAATTCTTGGAGATACCATTTCATGGACAAAGCCAGTGCCCAGTGGGGACTCCAGAGACGGAACTCGACCTGAGGGAGAATTGTATAACCACTTGTCCTCCTAACTGGTGCTTTTTatcaattatgctaatttcCTAAAACTTAGAAATATGTACTCATCCCTGGAGGGAGTGGGGCTTTTGTGGACATCTGAAGGTAGCTGCAGGTGGAAGGAGGTTGCTGGGgcctgcagcatttcctgcttTGGCTGGAACAGAGCTagggaaaaacagagctgtATCCTCCATTCAGAAATGCAActatttcttcaaaagaaagaaactgaaagctctagcagccagctcccagcaaagAGTTTCCAAGCCATTTTTATTCTATGCTTTCTGTGTCCAACTTCTTAGCAAATGTGTTTGCTCCAAGCACAGTGGCATAGAGAGAGAACACACGCATGTGAGGGACAACACGGCTTGGTGCACCAGCCTGAGAATTGGAACTTGGAGCCCATAAAACCTCACTTTGGGGTGAAACTGACAGCAACCAGGCAATGCAGCCAGTGGTCATTGCAGGGGTCAGAGAATGGCCCAGAGGCTTCTGTGTCCCAGGGGAAACCAAGACAGGAGCGGGTTGGAAGGTGCTGGTGCtgttgctgctctgtgccagagaGCCCcggctgggcagggcacagcgCCCACTGCGCTGTGGGATCTttgtgctgccacagctgggcacacctgggacaggttaTGGCCACTTGTGGGAAAACCGAGGGGTTTGTGGGGGCTGCATtgctctgcacacagccagggcacctGCGGCACAGAGCTTTGGGCCAAAAAGGGAAACCAGAGGGGAACGGCTGGAGAAGGTTTCATTGTGACCTTTCCTAACATTTCAGTTGAAGtgaccaaaatgaaaaaaagcaggaCCCAAACCCTTCTCCTGAAGGAATGGCCCCATGCtggctcctgcccagggctggtgcCTTTGTGCTGGCATTCAGCtgactggggacagcaatgctCGTGCTctggctgggcagcacctgTAGCCCCTggggccctgcagggacacacccagcccagcctggttACCTGGTACCTGCGCAAAGCTTCAGGAAAAGATTAGAGCCGAAAAATGTGTCATGATCATgatattttactgtgtttacATGCTGTATAAGACTGcagttttatatatttgtaGTATTTTAACATCTATTAGTCTCTGAAATAGTCAGATACACTTTGATTTTCAATGGGAAGTTTTAAACTTTTAGTTTAGCTTGTAAAATGAAGTTACTGACATTAAATAATATGTACTTTGTAGTGTAGTAGGACAGAGTGATAGTGTGAGTGATTGTGATTGCTTAGGCACAATTGTACAGGAATGGGAATTTTCCAAGAAGAGATCATTTTCCCTAAGTTTTGTAAAAGATTTGAGAAACACTTCTTGTTTGAAGTAATGTGTTGAAAACATCTTTTTACTTAGCAGCCTGAGGAAGGTACTTACTTTTGAGAGTAATacaattttacattttcagaaaggaaaattgtaGACAACTGATGAGCTTCAGAATTATTGCAGCAGCAAATttagtatttcagaaaatattgctGATACATATCTGATGTAATGCATCTTTTAACCAGGTTTATTTCATACATATCTTTTCTTATTATTACCTATTGAATGTATCTAGTATACATTGGATAAATTTGGCATATGCTCAATCCAAAGTTGCAGCTTCAAGCAGATTTTTAACAGTTTTAAGACACATGGTTTCCTGTGTAATGTGAAAAGTAGTTGAAGCCTTTGACTATGATTAACTTTGTTATCATAACTTGATTGAATGTCATTTTGTTCTGAGAGCTGTTAAGTTGGTAAATTGAGCTAGTTAGATATGGAAATAACTGATTTGATGGCATGAAAGAAGTTGTTTTGTAAAGACACTGAAGACTGGGGGAGTGTAATCAAAGCTTCATTTGTAGAAACCAACTTGTATTATACTTTGCTTccctttaatttgtttttccatcttGCCTGTGCTCAACAGGCAAAACAAATGAGCTTATCTTGAAACTGGAGAAAATCCTCTCCTCTTGGGGCtggtcctgccctgcagggacaggcacagaaGGGAGTTTGCTGGGAACCCTTGTGGGGGTGGCCTCCAGTGTGCTGACTTCTTCCTGCATCTCTGCCACTGGATTGTGCAGGATGCTGTTCTCCATGGCCCCTGCCAGCCACTCCCAGTCCCAGTAtatcccctcctgcctctgtcTCAGCCAGGGCCAGACAGAGTCTGGAAGATGCCATTTTCAATGGAAAAGTCCTGTCAAGTCCCTGGG
This window harbors:
- the LOC117011197 gene encoding uncharacterized protein LOC117011197, encoding MKLRLELERGESFLRILESEMSFAQKDAQKQVDSAEDELHDAKTKLLELHVQQRGPRHQPFSYRSESPLDQSYSQDVQQPQAETDRAIEAMCHGTNTGSGTSLPSGSFCLSFVSEGTTTPRGPSPDESLCVHFGPEAAGSPPLLAPASPCDARTPPTHARDSDEYFQPQLVLKGAAAPVATETDDRVQVNVVQRTAHTPPPARAPCVRCGEPRHRSYTLSGTEITSGGTRCMTCPMSGTDTTSESFQIPFVPQGISTPCGPAHDARCGEPRQRSYTLSGNEIPSGGTLYKTCPMSGTNTASESLPSYFIPGGVSTAVGCVPNVRWGEPRDRCYTFSVTEIPSGGTLYRTCPMSGTNTASESLPNYFIPQGVSTPVGPAPPASGREPRDLHFSSGSESDLDQSYSQHFRPLRAADHSTPDVMRYASDTDLHHYWRPCPPPLPSFLFPSCWRGRSYNSPGPSGTYVSVMPSVMNTSSKLDSSCIRPLSTFSFSIPSCWNGSGTGSSVNTSFSFRPRRSHSLPPFRSVSQDISSRRRRNQYGL